In a single window of the Lineus longissimus chromosome 4, tnLinLong1.2, whole genome shotgun sequence genome:
- the LOC135486678 gene encoding mucolipin-3-like isoform X1, whose amino-acid sequence MTGEGETPTEIIQETVMEKELTELSASLKRADRLRLEDPENVKEVTFVDKPEMRNFARQPSRVSQASYGACNCGTRFTPAMEDKLRRRLRFFFMNPCEKWRARRRFPWKLVLQIFKIVIVTIQLTVFGTDRASHVSFVEKNTVAFKHLFLKNWDTTFETMPYPPTNGPFAVYTIPELANSINYIMKRYNETRTLAIGSYDFSEEDGSKPPMKICFDRYKLGEISAHNETYHFDAGIMTECANLTAVNKCKGNATEPCFVFDIIAFLDEHNSTLNLDNIVSIKVSFSLKSIHLKRLTQVSSPDCFEFNILILYDNSGHSGQCPVTLKSVVDPLKCSKESNVIHASENYLKQIGTTVLDVLVIFISASSFILCFRSLIRAEQLKKLTVKYFFHRENRRLNFYETSEFLNLWHVLILINDTLTVIGSSLKIQIESKNSQNYDVCSLLLGTGNLLVWIGVLRYLSFFDHYNILILTMKKSLPDITRFIICAAVLYLGFTFCGWVVLGPYHIKFREIMTASECLFSLVNGDDMFVTFAAIQLENSVSYIYYYSRIYLYIFISVFMYVVYSLFTSIIINTYDTIKGYYTEGFPKSIIQEFIDRHSEDVDSPLYRSDSGHNKGCICCMLPCFESCCRSGDHYPDEYTNIINS is encoded by the exons ATGACTGGGGAAGGTGAAACACCTACTGAGATTATCCAGGAGACGGTAATGGAAAAGGAATTGACTGAGTTAAGTGCATCTTTGAAAAGGGCTGATCGCCTCAGGCTTGAAGATCCAGAGAATGTGAAGGAGGTGACATTTGTTGACAAGCCAG AAATGAGGAACTTTGCCCGCCAACCCAGTAGAGTTAGTCAGGCTAGTTATGGAGCCTGCAACTGTGGGACGAGGTTCACACCAGCTATGGAGGACAAGTTACGAAGGCGTTTGAGGTTCTTCTTCATGAATCCCTGCGAGAAGTGGCGAGCAAGGCGGAGATTCCCATGGAAACTGGTGTTGCAGATTTTCAAAATAGTCATAGTAACGATTCAG CTAACAGTATTTGGTACAGACAGGGCCAGCCATGTCAGTTTTGTAGAGAAGAACACAGTCGCATTTAAACAtctctttttgaaaaattgGGACACAACGTTTGAAACTATGCCCTACCCGCCAACGAATGGGCCGTTTGCTGTGTACACGATACCAGAGTTGGCCAATTCAATAAACTACATCATGAAACGA TATAATGAGACTAGGACATTGGCCATTGGATCATACGATTTCTCAGAGGAAGATGGCTCCAAACCTCCAATGAAGATCTGTTTTGATCGCTACAAATTGGGAGAGATCTCCGCTCATAATGAGACATATCATTTCGATGCAGGAATAATGACAG AGTGTGCCAACTTAACTGCAGTGAACAAATGTAAAGGGAATGCAACAGAGCCATGTTTCGTGTTTGATATCATCGCATTTCTTGATGAGCACAACAGTACGCTAAATCTGGACAA CATTGTATCAATCAAAGTCTCCttttccttgaaatcgatccACTTGAAACGGCTGACACAGGTCTCCTCACCAGACTGTTTTGAGTTCAATATTCTT ATTCTCTATGACAATAGCGGTCATTCTGGTCAGTGTCCGGTTACCCTTAAAAGTGTTGTAGATCCATTGAAGTGCAGCAAAGAATCAAATGTTATTCATGCAA GTGAAAACTACTTGAAACAAATTGGTACAACAGTTCTTGATGTTTTGGTGATTTTCATCAGCGCTTCCTCCTTCATACTATGTTTCCGTTCTCTCATCAGAGCAGAGCAACTCAAAAAG TTAACAGTGAAGTATTTCTTTCATCGAGAGAATAGACGCTTGAATTTCTACGAGACGTCTGAGTTCCTGAATCTATGGCACGTTCTCATTCTGATCAACGATACTCTGACAGTGATTGGCTCGTCGCTCAAAATACAAATTGAGAGCAAG AACAGCCAGAATTATGACGTGTGTAGTCTTCTGCTTGGTACAGGGAATCTCCTTGTCTGGATAGGAGTACTACGATATCTATCCTTCTTCGATCACTACAAT ATTCTCATTTTAACGATGAAGAAGTCACTGCCAGATATTACTCGTTTCATCATCTGTGCGGCCGTGCTGTACCTTGGCTTCACTTTCTGTGGCTGGGTGGTGCTCGGACCCTACCACATTAAG TTTCGTGAGATTATGACAGCATCTGAATGCTTATTTTCCCTGGTGAATGGGGACGATATGTTCGTAACATTTGCCGCTATTCAGCTGGAGAACAGCGTCAGTTACATCTACTACTACAGCCGTATCTACCTATACATATTCATTAGTGTATTCATGTATGTGGTCTACAGTCtcttcacgtccatcatcatcaacacatATGATACAATCAAG GGGTACTACACAGAGGGTTTCCCTAAGAGTATTATACAGGAGTTCATCGACCGACATTCTGAGGATGTTGATTCTCCACTTTACCGCTCAGACTCCGGCCATAACAAGGGTTGCATCTGTTGCATGTTGCCATGCTTTGAATCTTGCTGCAGATC TGGAGATCACTACCCTGATGAGTATACCAACATTATAAACTCTTGA
- the LOC135486678 gene encoding mucolipin-3-like isoform X2 — translation MTGEGETPTEIIQETVMEKELTELSASLKRADRLRLEDPENVKEVTFVDKPEMRNFARQPSRVSQASYGACNCGTRFTPAMEDKLRRRLRFFFMNPCEKWRARRRFPWKLVLQIFKIVIVTIQLTVFGTDRASHVSFVEKNTVAFKHLFLKNWDTTFETMPYPPTNGPFAVYTIPELANSINYIMKRYNETRTLAIGSYDFSEEDGSKPPMKICFDRYKLGEISAHNETYHFDAGIMTECANLTAVNKCKGNATEPCFVFDIIAFLDEHNSTLNLDNIVSIKVSFSLKSIHLKRLTQVSSPDCFEFNILILYDNSGHSGQCPVTLKSVVDPLKCSKESNVIHASENYLKQIGTTVLDVLVIFISASSFILCFRSLIRAEQLKKLTVKYFFHRENRRLNFYETSEFLNLWHVLILINDTLTVIGSSLKIQIESKNSQNYDVCSLLLGTGNLLVWIGVLRYLSFFDHYNILILTMKKSLPDITRFIICAAVLYLGFTFCGWVVLGPYHIKFREIGTASECLFSLVNGDDMFVTFSAIEREKSVIYIYSRIYLYVFISLFMYVVYSLFTSIIINTYDTIKGYYTEGFPKSIIQEFIDRHSEDVDSPLYRSDSGHNKGCICCMLPCFESCCRSGDHYPDEYTNIINS, via the exons ATGACTGGGGAAGGTGAAACACCTACTGAGATTATCCAGGAGACGGTAATGGAAAAGGAATTGACTGAGTTAAGTGCATCTTTGAAAAGGGCTGATCGCCTCAGGCTTGAAGATCCAGAGAATGTGAAGGAGGTGACATTTGTTGACAAGCCAG AAATGAGGAACTTTGCCCGCCAACCCAGTAGAGTTAGTCAGGCTAGTTATGGAGCCTGCAACTGTGGGACGAGGTTCACACCAGCTATGGAGGACAAGTTACGAAGGCGTTTGAGGTTCTTCTTCATGAATCCCTGCGAGAAGTGGCGAGCAAGGCGGAGATTCCCATGGAAACTGGTGTTGCAGATTTTCAAAATAGTCATAGTAACGATTCAG CTAACAGTATTTGGTACAGACAGGGCCAGCCATGTCAGTTTTGTAGAGAAGAACACAGTCGCATTTAAACAtctctttttgaaaaattgGGACACAACGTTTGAAACTATGCCCTACCCGCCAACGAATGGGCCGTTTGCTGTGTACACGATACCAGAGTTGGCCAATTCAATAAACTACATCATGAAACGA TATAATGAGACTAGGACATTGGCCATTGGATCATACGATTTCTCAGAGGAAGATGGCTCCAAACCTCCAATGAAGATCTGTTTTGATCGCTACAAATTGGGAGAGATCTCCGCTCATAATGAGACATATCATTTCGATGCAGGAATAATGACAG AGTGTGCCAACTTAACTGCAGTGAACAAATGTAAAGGGAATGCAACAGAGCCATGTTTCGTGTTTGATATCATCGCATTTCTTGATGAGCACAACAGTACGCTAAATCTGGACAA CATTGTATCAATCAAAGTCTCCttttccttgaaatcgatccACTTGAAACGGCTGACACAGGTCTCCTCACCAGACTGTTTTGAGTTCAATATTCTT ATTCTCTATGACAATAGCGGTCATTCTGGTCAGTGTCCGGTTACCCTTAAAAGTGTTGTAGATCCATTGAAGTGCAGCAAAGAATCAAATGTTATTCATGCAA GTGAAAACTACTTGAAACAAATTGGTACAACAGTTCTTGATGTTTTGGTGATTTTCATCAGCGCTTCCTCCTTCATACTATGTTTCCGTTCTCTCATCAGAGCAGAGCAACTCAAAAAG TTAACAGTGAAGTATTTCTTTCATCGAGAGAATAGACGCTTGAATTTCTACGAGACGTCTGAGTTCCTGAATCTATGGCACGTTCTCATTCTGATCAACGATACTCTGACAGTGATTGGCTCGTCGCTCAAAATACAAATTGAGAGCAAG AACAGCCAGAATTATGACGTGTGTAGTCTTCTGCTTGGTACAGGGAATCTCCTTGTCTGGATAGGAGTACTACGATATCTATCCTTCTTCGATCACTACAAT ATTCTCATTTTAACGATGAAGAAGTCACTGCCAGATATTACTCGTTTCATCATCTGTGCGGCCGTGCTGTACCTTGGCTTCACTTTCTGTGGCTGGGTGGTGCTCGGACCCTACCACATTAAG TTCCGCGAGATTGGCACAGCATCTGAATGCTTATTCTCTTTGGTGAATGGTGACGACATGTTTGTAACATTCTCCGCCATTGAGCGCGAGAAAAGTGTAATCTACATCTACAGTCGTATCTACCTATACGTATTCATTAGTCTATTCATGTATGTGGTCTACAGTCTGTTCAcgtcaatcatcatcaatacgTATGATACTATTAAG GGGTACTACACAGAGGGTTTCCCTAAGAGTATTATACAGGAGTTCATCGACCGACATTCTGAGGATGTTGATTCTCCACTTTACCGCTCAGACTCCGGCCATAACAAGGGTTGCATCTGTTGCATGTTGCCATGCTTTGAATCTTGCTGCAGATC TGGAGATCACTACCCTGATGAGTATACCAACATTATAAACTCTTGA
- the LOC135486341 gene encoding sushi, von Willebrand factor type A, EGF and pentraxin domain-containing protein 1-like, whose protein sequence is MWSNPLPTCIAINCEQPTLPNGDVNSTSTAFGATIHYSCNDGYVLEGSVNSTCVHNGTGNRQGKLSNPPPTCTKITCERPTVQNGNVTVTSIKLGSVIQYTCNDGYVLAGKMNSTCVHNGTGNRQGQWSNPSPNCMEITCLQPLFSNGRAITDSLKFGGTVRYLCNEGFALKGKTTSICISSDVGKRTGRWLDPTPICSEITCEPPILRNGSATADSLKYGGTVNYACDDGYILEGEFRTICGRKGSEEGKWQDRKPICIEITCDIPTHPDNGVAVADSRKLGGKVRYFCRKGYLLNGNKDIATCVRNGTTNARGAWSNRTPICSPVTKGYSPVRSLESSSPGNDDGFGSGVGCGIGIMLLIALVVGGICILIKKRKYIARLHSLGSLNPKQPEEEKEVRDFNNPVYGMDETESYGQRA, encoded by the exons ATGTGGTCGAATCCTCTCCCGACATGCATTG CGATAAACTGTGAGCAACCAACTTTGCCGAATGGTGACGTAAATTCAACATCTACGGCATTTGGCGCTACGATCCATTATTCATGTAACGATGGCTATGTTTTGGAAGGAAGTGTAAATTCAACATGTGTTCACAACGGTACTGGAAATCGGCAGGGAAAGTTGTCGAATCCACCACCCACCTGTACTA AAATAACCTGTGAGCGACCGACTGTGCAGAATGGAAACGTTACTGTAACATCCATCAAGTTAGGTTCTGTTATCCAGTATACGTGTAACGATGGCTACGTTTTAGCAGGGAAGATGAATTCAACTTGTGTCCATAACGGTACTGGAAATCGGCAGGGACAATGGTCAAACCCTTCCCCTAACTGCATGG AGATTACCTGCCTTCAACCACTCTTCTCAAACGGAAGAGCAATCACTGATTCTCTCAAGTTTGGTGGAACTGTAAGATACCTCTGTAACGAAGGCTTTGCCTTGAAAGGCAAGACAACTTCAATCTGCATTTCCAGCGATGTTGGAAAGAGGACGGGGAGGTGGTTAGACCCTACTCCGATATGCTCAG AAATAACCTGTGAGCCGCCAATCCTACGAAACGGAAGTGCAACCGCGGATTCCTTGAAATACGGCGGAACTGTAAATTACGCATGTGACGATGGTTACATACTTGAAGGGGAATTCAGAACAATCTGTGGGCGAAAGGGGAGTGAGGAAGGGAAATGGCAAGACCGGAAACCAATTTGTATAG AAATTACGTGTGACATACCAACTCATCCCGACAACGGAGTTGCGGTCGCCGATTCCCGGAAATTGGGTGGAAAGGTGCGCTACTTCTGTCGCAAAGGATATCTCCTGAATGGCAACAAAGATATTGCAACATGCGTTAGAAATGGAACGACGAATGCAAGAGGAGCGTGGTCAAATCGGACACCGATCTGTTCACCAGTCACGAAAG GTTATAGTCCTGTCCGTAGTTTAGAAAGTAGTTCTCCAGGAAACGATGATGGTTTTGGTAGCGGCGTCGGGTGTGGAATAGGCATAATGCTTTTAATCGCATTGGTAGTTGGCGGTATATGTATCCTTATCAAGAAAAGGAAGTACAT TGCCAGACTCCATAGTTTGGGTAGTCTAAACCCAAAACAACCCGAGGAGGAAAAAGAAGTCCGAGATTTCAATAATCCTGTTTATGGCATGGACGAAACTGAATCATATGGACAACGAGCCTAA
- the LOC135486678 gene encoding mucolipin-3-like isoform X3: MANSNNLGPILPNQCTSNEMGDNLDDSDQSSDEMRNFARQPSRVSQASYGACNCGTRFTPAMEDKLRRRLRFFFMNPCEKWRARRRFPWKLVLQIFKIVIVTIQLTVFGTDRASHVSFVEKNTVAFKHLFLKNWDTTFETMPYPPTNGPFAVYTIPELANSINYIMKRYNETRTLAIGSYDFSEEDGSKPPMKICFDRYKLGEISAHNETYHFDAGIMTECANLTAVNKCKGNATEPCFVFDIIAFLDEHNSTLNLDNIVSIKVSFSLKSIHLKRLTQVSSPDCFEFNILILYDNSGHSGQCPVTLKSVVDPLKCSKESNVIHASENYLKQIGTTVLDVLVIFISASSFILCFRSLIRAEQLKKLTVKYFFHRENRRLNFYETSEFLNLWHVLILINDTLTVIGSSLKIQIESKNSQNYDVCSLLLGTGNLLVWIGVLRYLSFFDHYNILILTMKKSLPDITRFIICAAVLYLGFTFCGWVVLGPYHIKFREIMTASECLFSLVNGDDMFVTFAAIQLENSVSYIYYYSRIYLYIFISVFMYVVYSLFTSIIINTYDTIKGYYTEGFPKSIIQEFIDRHSEDVDSPLYRSDSGHNKGCICCMLPCFESCCRSGDHYPDEYTNIINS, translated from the exons ATGGCCAATTCTAACAATTTAGGGCCTATCCTTCCAAACCAGTGTACTTCTAACGAAATGGGTGACAACTTAGACGATTCTGACCAGTCTAGTGATG AAATGAGGAACTTTGCCCGCCAACCCAGTAGAGTTAGTCAGGCTAGTTATGGAGCCTGCAACTGTGGGACGAGGTTCACACCAGCTATGGAGGACAAGTTACGAAGGCGTTTGAGGTTCTTCTTCATGAATCCCTGCGAGAAGTGGCGAGCAAGGCGGAGATTCCCATGGAAACTGGTGTTGCAGATTTTCAAAATAGTCATAGTAACGATTCAG CTAACAGTATTTGGTACAGACAGGGCCAGCCATGTCAGTTTTGTAGAGAAGAACACAGTCGCATTTAAACAtctctttttgaaaaattgGGACACAACGTTTGAAACTATGCCCTACCCGCCAACGAATGGGCCGTTTGCTGTGTACACGATACCAGAGTTGGCCAATTCAATAAACTACATCATGAAACGA TATAATGAGACTAGGACATTGGCCATTGGATCATACGATTTCTCAGAGGAAGATGGCTCCAAACCTCCAATGAAGATCTGTTTTGATCGCTACAAATTGGGAGAGATCTCCGCTCATAATGAGACATATCATTTCGATGCAGGAATAATGACAG AGTGTGCCAACTTAACTGCAGTGAACAAATGTAAAGGGAATGCAACAGAGCCATGTTTCGTGTTTGATATCATCGCATTTCTTGATGAGCACAACAGTACGCTAAATCTGGACAA CATTGTATCAATCAAAGTCTCCttttccttgaaatcgatccACTTGAAACGGCTGACACAGGTCTCCTCACCAGACTGTTTTGAGTTCAATATTCTT ATTCTCTATGACAATAGCGGTCATTCTGGTCAGTGTCCGGTTACCCTTAAAAGTGTTGTAGATCCATTGAAGTGCAGCAAAGAATCAAATGTTATTCATGCAA GTGAAAACTACTTGAAACAAATTGGTACAACAGTTCTTGATGTTTTGGTGATTTTCATCAGCGCTTCCTCCTTCATACTATGTTTCCGTTCTCTCATCAGAGCAGAGCAACTCAAAAAG TTAACAGTGAAGTATTTCTTTCATCGAGAGAATAGACGCTTGAATTTCTACGAGACGTCTGAGTTCCTGAATCTATGGCACGTTCTCATTCTGATCAACGATACTCTGACAGTGATTGGCTCGTCGCTCAAAATACAAATTGAGAGCAAG AACAGCCAGAATTATGACGTGTGTAGTCTTCTGCTTGGTACAGGGAATCTCCTTGTCTGGATAGGAGTACTACGATATCTATCCTTCTTCGATCACTACAAT ATTCTCATTTTAACGATGAAGAAGTCACTGCCAGATATTACTCGTTTCATCATCTGTGCGGCCGTGCTGTACCTTGGCTTCACTTTCTGTGGCTGGGTGGTGCTCGGACCCTACCACATTAAG TTTCGTGAGATTATGACAGCATCTGAATGCTTATTTTCCCTGGTGAATGGGGACGATATGTTCGTAACATTTGCCGCTATTCAGCTGGAGAACAGCGTCAGTTACATCTACTACTACAGCCGTATCTACCTATACATATTCATTAGTGTATTCATGTATGTGGTCTACAGTCtcttcacgtccatcatcatcaacacatATGATACAATCAAG GGGTACTACACAGAGGGTTTCCCTAAGAGTATTATACAGGAGTTCATCGACCGACATTCTGAGGATGTTGATTCTCCACTTTACCGCTCAGACTCCGGCCATAACAAGGGTTGCATCTGTTGCATGTTGCCATGCTTTGAATCTTGCTGCAGATC TGGAGATCACTACCCTGATGAGTATACCAACATTATAAACTCTTGA